From Aliarcobacter butzleri, the proteins below share one genomic window:
- a CDS encoding glutamate-5-semialdehyde dehydrogenase — protein MQEFLQEAKNSSRIIANLGSAQKNRVLNEMADALIEHSSFILSHNQKDMNDAKLNNLNDALQDRLLLTEKRIQDMAIAIRQIASQQDPLGKILNGWVTKDGLNIQKVSIPIGVIGIIYESRPNVTSDTAALCFKSGNVCVLKGGKEAENSNKAIATILREVLRKNNLPEYAISLLPDSSREGVAKLIKQDKYVDLIVPRGGEALIRFVSENSSIPVIKHDKGICHIFIDQDANITKIFDIVVNAKCQKPSACNSIETLLIHTNIAALILSGLVETLSLHGTILKGCPETLQHINAIPATLEDFDTEYLANVLNIKIVANVDEAITHIQRHGSGHSESILSENYTTINKFLSEVDAACVYANASTRFTDGGEFGLGAEVGISTNKLHSRGPMGIEDLTTFKYKIYGQGQIRKG, from the coding sequence ATGCAAGAGTTTTTACAAGAGGCTAAAAATAGCAGTCGAATTATTGCAAACTTAGGCTCTGCACAGAAAAATAGAGTTCTAAATGAAATGGCAGATGCTTTAATAGAACACTCTTCTTTCATTCTTTCTCACAATCAAAAAGATATGAATGATGCAAAATTAAATAATTTAAATGATGCTTTACAAGATAGACTTCTTCTGACAGAAAAACGAATTCAAGATATGGCAATTGCAATTAGACAAATTGCATCACAACAAGATCCTTTAGGTAAAATTTTAAATGGTTGGGTTACTAAAGATGGTTTAAATATTCAAAAAGTTTCTATTCCTATTGGAGTAATTGGAATCATTTATGAAAGCCGTCCAAATGTTACAAGTGATACTGCTGCACTTTGTTTTAAAAGTGGAAATGTTTGTGTTTTAAAAGGTGGAAAAGAAGCTGAAAACTCAAACAAAGCAATAGCTACAATTTTAAGAGAAGTATTAAGAAAAAACAATCTTCCTGAATATGCTATTTCATTACTTCCTGATTCAAGTAGAGAAGGTGTTGCAAAACTAATAAAACAAGACAAATATGTAGATTTAATTGTTCCAAGAGGTGGAGAAGCACTTATTAGATTTGTGAGTGAAAACTCATCAATTCCAGTAATTAAACACGATAAAGGAATTTGTCATATTTTTATAGACCAAGATGCCAATATTACAAAAATATTTGACATTGTTGTAAATGCAAAATGCCAAAAACCAAGTGCTTGTAACTCAATAGAAACTTTATTAATTCATACAAATATTGCTGCATTAATCTTAAGTGGTTTAGTTGAAACTCTTAGTCTTCATGGAACAATCTTAAAAGGTTGCCCTGAAACTTTACAACACATAAACGCAATTCCTGCAACATTAGAAGATTTTGATACAGAATATTTAGCAAATGTTTTAAACATAAAAATTGTAGCAAATGTTGATGAAGCGATCACACATATTCAAAGACACGGTTCTGGACACTCTGAATCAATCTTAAGTGAAAACTACACGACAATAAATAAATTTTTAAGTGAAGTTGATGCTGCTTGTGTTTATGCAAATGCAAGTACAAGATTTACAGATGGTGGAGAGTTTGGACTTGGAGCTGAAGTTGGTATTTCTACAAATAAACTTCATTCAAGAGGTCCTATGGGAATAGAAGATTTAACGACATTCAAATACAAAATTTATGGACAAGGTCAAATAAGAAAAGGATAA
- a CDS encoding glycoside hydrolase family 17 protein, whose protein sequence is MRNKVFLTFLSALSVLFFWHYVGTKVILKDDSSKSFSKLQCVSYAPFTKDESPYSFEKGLVLKEENIRKDLELFSKYTNCIRTYSTVGLELIPKVAKELNMQMLMGAWIGKSDKDARKEVDTLIQLATEYKDIVKAVIVGNEVLLRGDSSEQRLHDFIVEVKTALPDTPVTYADVWEYWLKYPKIKEVTDFVTIHILPYWEDDPQNIHDSIEHLANVRMEVEKELGTSNILIGETGWPSEGRAREDAMPSKINQAMFVRDFVKLANEKNWNYNIIEAVDQPWKRVNEGAVGGFWGLFDKDRGDKSVFKGDVSNFPNYTYLAFGSLFLVLGFSYAMLRKKVFSMTKIATFTIINTIFAILFMLQVEQYHVITRNFFEFIWAILVLGTQIFVYYFMLAYILRKKQSDVIPSMFFYASAFFTFIMTTNLAFNGRYENFEIYGFIILAISFLWLYIPRFNQLQFGKFEKLLSLILVINTIIVFYNETSLNIFSNIWVILSLIFAFILYKGTTKEIKITDLKEIVVYTLVFAIAVYLFKIGFVSNKALANACNIDSKGIACGIKDFMGHSIYFGYVGFVSLIISIIALVVNTKKASLVALFFAVASTILSNTFLGAVSFIIVAYILTKENKKLV, encoded by the coding sequence ATGAGAAACAAGGTTTTTTTAACATTTTTAAGTGCACTATCAGTGCTGTTTTTTTGGCATTATGTAGGTACAAAAGTTATATTAAAAGATGACTCTTCAAAATCTTTTTCTAAACTTCAATGTGTCTCTTATGCTCCATTTACAAAAGATGAATCACCATACTCTTTTGAGAAAGGTTTAGTTCTAAAAGAAGAAAATATTAGAAAAGATTTAGAACTTTTTTCTAAGTATACAAATTGTATTAGAACTTATTCTACTGTTGGATTAGAACTTATTCCTAAAGTTGCAAAAGAGTTAAATATGCAAATGTTAATGGGGGCATGGATAGGAAAAAGTGATAAAGATGCAAGAAAAGAAGTAGATACTTTAATCCAACTTGCAACTGAATACAAAGACATTGTAAAAGCAGTAATTGTAGGAAACGAGGTTTTATTAAGAGGTGATTCTTCTGAGCAAAGACTTCACGATTTTATAGTTGAAGTAAAAACTGCTCTTCCTGATACTCCTGTAACTTATGCTGATGTTTGGGAATATTGGCTTAAATATCCAAAAATCAAAGAAGTTACAGATTTTGTAACTATTCATATTTTACCTTATTGGGAAGATGATCCTCAAAATATACATGATTCAATAGAACACTTAGCAAATGTAAGAATGGAAGTTGAAAAAGAGTTAGGAACTTCAAATATTCTAATTGGTGAAACAGGTTGGCCAAGTGAAGGAAGAGCAAGAGAAGATGCTATGCCTAGCAAAATAAACCAAGCTATGTTTGTAAGAGATTTTGTAAAATTAGCAAATGAAAAAAACTGGAACTATAATATCATCGAAGCAGTTGATCAACCTTGGAAAAGAGTAAATGAAGGAGCTGTTGGTGGATTCTGGGGATTATTTGATAAAGATAGAGGTGATAAAAGTGTATTTAAAGGTGATGTTTCAAACTTCCCAAATTATACATATTTAGCATTTGGTTCACTATTTTTAGTATTAGGTTTCTCTTATGCAATGTTAAGAAAAAAAGTATTTTCAATGACAAAAATAGCTACTTTTACTATTATAAATACTATTTTTGCTATTTTATTTATGCTTCAAGTTGAACAATATCATGTAATAACTAGAAACTTCTTTGAGTTTATTTGGGCAATTTTAGTTCTTGGAACTCAAATCTTTGTATATTATTTTATGTTAGCTTACATCTTAAGAAAAAAACAAAGTGATGTAATTCCTTCAATGTTCTTTTATGCATCTGCATTCTTTACATTTATTATGACTACAAATTTAGCATTTAATGGAAGATATGAAAACTTTGAAATCTATGGATTTATAATCTTAGCTATTTCATTTTTATGGTTATATATTCCAAGATTCAATCAACTTCAATTTGGTAAATTTGAAAAACTTTTATCTTTAATTTTAGTTATAAATACAATTATAGTTTTCTATAACGAAACTTCTTTAAATATTTTCTCAAATATTTGGGTTATTTTATCTTTAATTTTTGCGTTTATCCTATACAAAGGTACAACAAAAGAGATTAAAATTACAGATTTAAAAGAGATTGTAGTTTATACTTTAGTTTTTGCAATTGCTGTTTATCTGTTTAAAATAGGATTTGTTTCAAATAAAGCTTTAGCAAATGCTTGCAACATTGATTCAAAAGGAATAGCTTGTGGAATAAAAGACTTTATGGGACACTCTATATATTTTGGTTATGTTGGATTTGTATCACTGATTATTTCAATAATAGCATTAGTTGTAAATACTAAAAAAGCAAGTTTAGTTGCTCTATTCTTCGCAGTAGCTTCAACTATTCTTTCTAATACATTCTTAGGTGCTGTTTCGTTTATAATAGTTGCCTACATTCTTACAAAAGAAAATAAAAAACTAGTTTAA
- the ccoG gene encoding cytochrome c oxidase accessory protein CcoG: MAYSKRRYLVYTLITIFVLISPFITINENHLLLLSFERLQFHFLGIVFNVSELYVMPFLLMFLFIGIFAMTSILGRIWCGWACPQTIFRVIYRDLIESTILDLRRIKNKQKDIDYSKKSNQFKKYISLFLWLIITLVISSNFMLYFVPPEDFFLYLKEPAEHSFMILFIISVALFLVYDIVFMKENFCVYVCPYSRIQSVLYDDNTKQVTYDFNRGGKVYQGSIKSIFKEKEWSNNEECTTCEACVKICPTHIDIRKGLQVECINCLECSDACSTVMGKLGKTSLINWGSTNKVINKQKVSIFTKRNTTYFVSLFLCIFLAFYFSLEKENFLVNINKTTELYKVTEDKKIVNNYILGVHNTQDETLTFDIKLNDDNFKIKRFEKFSLEAGKRAKKVLIIESVNDLNNIKTKNIPIFIEVYSQEKNYKVVKKLIFSKP; encoded by the coding sequence ATGGCTTATTCAAAAAGAAGATATTTAGTATATACTTTGATTACAATTTTTGTACTAATTTCACCATTTATTACAATAAATGAAAATCATCTTCTATTACTATCATTTGAAAGGTTGCAATTTCACTTTCTAGGAATTGTTTTTAATGTAAGCGAACTTTATGTTATGCCATTTTTACTAATGTTTTTATTCATTGGTATATTTGCAATGACTTCAATATTAGGAAGAATTTGGTGTGGATGGGCATGTCCTCAAACTATTTTTAGAGTAATTTATAGAGATTTAATCGAAAGTACAATTTTAGACTTAAGAAGAATCAAAAATAAACAAAAAGATATAGATTATTCAAAAAAATCAAATCAATTTAAAAAATATATTTCTTTATTTTTGTGGTTGATTATTACTTTAGTTATATCATCAAACTTTATGCTTTATTTTGTTCCACCAGAAGATTTCTTTCTTTATCTAAAAGAGCCTGCTGAACATAGTTTTATGATATTATTTATTATAAGTGTTGCACTATTTTTAGTTTATGATATCGTTTTTATGAAAGAAAATTTCTGTGTTTATGTTTGTCCTTATTCAAGAATTCAATCTGTTTTATATGATGATAATACAAAACAAGTAACTTACGATTTTAATCGTGGTGGAAAAGTTTATCAAGGCAGTATTAAATCTATATTCAAAGAAAAAGAGTGGTCAAATAACGAAGAGTGTACAACTTGTGAAGCTTGTGTAAAAATATGTCCAACACATATTGATATAAGAAAAGGTTTACAAGTTGAATGTATAAATTGTCTTGAATGTAGTGATGCTTGTTCAACTGTTATGGGAAAATTAGGAAAAACAAGCTTAATTAACTGGGGAAGTACAAATAAAGTTATAAACAAACAAAAAGTATCTATTTTTACAAAAAGAAATACTACATATTTTGTTTCACTATTTCTATGTATTTTTTTAGCATTTTATTTTTCTCTTGAAAAAGAAAATTTCTTAGTAAATATAAATAAAACAACTGAACTTTATAAAGTAACTGAAGATAAAAAAATAGTAAATAACTATATATTAGGTGTTCATAATACTCAAGATGAAACTTTGACTTTTGACATAAAATTAAATGATGATAACTTCAAAATAAAAAGATTTGAGAAGTTTTCACTTGAAGCTGGAAAAAGAGCTAAAAAAGTATTAATTATAGAAAGTGTTAATGATTTAAACAATATAAAAACAAAAAATATACCTATTTTCATAGAGGTTTATTCTCAAGAAAAAAATTATAAAGTTGTAAAAAAACTGATTTTTTCAAAACCTTAA
- a CDS encoding sensor histidine kinase, translated as MEFDINQIIFYGITFGILIMTIAYTLIRYIYSKEIFYISYCFMQIFSLVYIVAYSKLYQISYFVQEFSLVLASVFAVIFAVNYYEGKFLPKVSNYKELILNTFLLNVVILTAFYHYILFEYLPYTIIYAILFISIIFNLKQGFKPTLIYVIGWSIFCIILFIFDFKNRYIGLGYFDLVLVVFTLEAMLFTISIAYKYNDLKKQNKEFEKMILQQSKFVKSGEMIANITHQFRQPLNNISYILINLKKRFESEKLDKIFFDKKVNQANEQVSFLSKTIDDFKEFYLQEKEKDDFFVKDSIQNALTILNPDLQKDNINLNLKFETFEDIKIFGVKNELSQVILSLVSNSIDALKNRHNPKISINVVSSSAEVIIEILDNAGGIKAKNLKKIFEPYFSTKEEGTGIGLYLSKIIIEESFGGKLQVQNIKDGAKFSIFIEKAI; from the coding sequence TTGGAATTTGATATAAACCAGATTATATTTTATGGTATAACTTTTGGTATTTTAATAATGACAATAGCATATACCTTAATAAGATATATATATTCAAAAGAGATATTTTATATAAGTTATTGTTTTATGCAAATTTTTTCTTTGGTTTATATAGTTGCATATAGTAAGTTATATCAAATTAGTTATTTTGTTCAAGAATTTTCTTTAGTTTTAGCTTCTGTTTTTGCAGTAATTTTTGCAGTAAATTATTATGAAGGAAAATTTTTACCAAAAGTTTCAAACTATAAAGAGTTGATTTTAAATACATTTTTATTAAATGTTGTGATTCTAACAGCTTTTTATCACTATATTTTATTTGAATATTTACCTTATACTATCATTTATGCAATTTTATTTATTTCAATAATTTTTAATTTAAAACAAGGTTTTAAGCCAACGCTTATTTATGTAATAGGTTGGTCAATATTTTGTATAATTCTTTTTATCTTTGATTTTAAAAATAGATATATTGGCTTGGGATATTTTGATTTAGTTTTAGTTGTATTTACTCTTGAAGCGATGCTTTTTACAATCTCAATAGCATATAAATATAATGATTTGAAAAAACAAAATAAAGAGTTTGAAAAGATGATTTTGCAACAATCAAAGTTTGTAAAATCAGGTGAAATGATAGCAAATATAACTCACCAATTTAGGCAACCACTAAATAATATTTCATATATCTTGATAAATTTGAAAAAGAGATTTGAAAGTGAAAAATTAGACAAGATTTTTTTTGATAAAAAGGTAAATCAAGCAAATGAACAGGTGAGTTTTTTATCAAAAACAATAGATGATTTTAAAGAGTTTTATTTACAAGAGAAAGAAAAAGATGATTTTTTTGTAAAAGACTCAATCCAAAATGCTCTTACAATCTTAAATCCTGACCTACAAAAAGATAATATAAATTTGAATTTAAAATTTGAGACTTTCGAAGATATAAAAATCTTTGGAGTTAAAAATGAGTTGTCTCAAGTTATTTTATCTTTGGTTTCAAATTCAATAGATGCTTTAAAAAATAGACATAATCCAAAAATATCTATAAATGTAGTATCTTCAAGTGCTGAGGTTATAATAGAAATTTTAGATAATGCAGGTGGAATAAAAGCAAAAAATCTAAAAAAAATATTTGAACCATATTTCTCTACAAAAGAAGAAGGAACTGGAATAGGGCTTTATTTATCAAAAATTATAATTGAAGAGAGTTTTGGTGGAAAGTTACAAGTTCAAAATATAAAAGATGGAGCTAAATTCTCCATCTTTATTGAAAAGGCTATTTAG
- a CDS encoding response regulator transcription factor, with amino-acid sequence MLKNINKNIKVLYVEDDDIARENGIEYLENFFDTIYEASNAITALQLYEKYKPQIIITDIQMPKLNGLEFVKRVRQIDKKCQIIVITAFCDKDYLLQAIELQLVKYLVKPVNEKDFEEALLLCIKSLEEDISNIVKFDETSYFDTFNKTLVIENELIKLRAKEILFLELLIKNKNRYVTYEEIESYVWFDSVMTKDALKTLVKNVKTKLQKDMIENLTNSGYKIGI; translated from the coding sequence ATGTTAAAAAATATAAATAAAAATATAAAAGTTTTATATGTTGAAGATGATGATATAGCAAGAGAAAATGGTATTGAATATTTAGAAAACTTTTTTGATACTATTTATGAAGCTTCAAATGCAATAACAGCATTACAACTTTATGAAAAATACAAACCACAAATTATTATAACAGATATTCAGATGCCAAAATTAAATGGTTTGGAGTTTGTAAAAAGAGTACGCCAAATTGATAAAAAATGCCAAATAATAGTTATTACTGCATTTTGCGATAAAGATTATTTACTTCAAGCAATAGAGTTACAACTTGTTAAATATTTAGTAAAACCAGTAAATGAAAAAGATTTTGAAGAAGCTTTACTTTTATGTATAAAATCATTGGAAGAGGATATTTCAAATATCGTAAAATTTGATGAAACTTCATATTTTGATACTTTTAATAAAACTTTAGTTATTGAAAATGAGCTTATAAAACTAAGAGCAAAAGAGATTTTATTTTTAGAACTGCTTATAAAAAATAAAAATAGATATGTTACATACGAGGAAATTGAGTCTTATGTTTGGTTTGATAGTGTGATGACAAAAGATGCTTTAAAAACTTTAGTTAAAAATGTTAAAACAAAACTTCAAAAAGATATGATAGAAAATCTTACAAATAGTGGGTATAAAATTGGAATTTGA
- a CDS encoding methylated-DNA--[protein]-cysteine S-methyltransferase, which translates to MKNENIIFTTKFSTPLSEMFAAYFKDELIMFTPFEKEFCEKRIENLKKILKADKVIEDKNIFKLLEKEINEYFFEKRTNFTIPLKLIGTPFQIKVWEALLKIPYGKTISYKEEAKMIENEKAFRAVANANGKNNLSIIVPCHRVISNNGEIGGYTGGVEKKEFLLKLEQNDK; encoded by the coding sequence ATGAAAAATGAAAATATTATTTTTACAACAAAGTTTTCTACACCTTTAAGCGAAATGTTTGCTGCTTATTTTAAAGATGAACTTATTATGTTTACTCCTTTTGAAAAAGAGTTTTGTGAAAAAAGAATTGAAAACTTAAAAAAAATTTTAAAAGCGGATAAAGTTATAGAAGATAAAAACATTTTTAAACTTTTAGAAAAAGAGATAAATGAATACTTTTTTGAAAAAAGAACAAACTTTACAATTCCATTAAAACTAATAGGAACACCTTTTCAAATAAAAGTTTGGGAAGCACTTTTAAAAATACCTTATGGAAAAACTATTAGTTACAAAGAAGAAGCCAAAATGATTGAAAATGAAAAAGCATTTAGAGCTGTTGCAAATGCAAATGGTAAAAATAACTTAAGCATAATTGTTCCTTGTCATAGAGTCATTTCAAATAATGGTGAAATTGGTGGTTATACTGGTGGAGTTGAAAAAAAAGAGTTTTTATTAAAGTTAGAACAAAATGATAAATAA
- a CDS encoding phosphomannomutase/phosphoglucomutase, giving the protein MINKTIFRQYDIRGIVNDDLTYENAKLIGYYLGLHIKEKTSLTPYIVVGYDVRTHSQMLFDGLISGINLSNCKVLNIGLVATGVNYFASFQEFFINNEKIKPAASIMITGSHNAKKYNGFKITINNEPFFGDELLALYERITKNPNIQIPDNFDFFELDAKNLYIDFMVNQFSHLKDFKTPFIVDCGNGVANTVLCDILDKLNLNYKGIHLNPDGEFPNHHPDPTNEKNLEDLKALLKDDYNLGFAYDGDADRIAVLTQKYNIKGDMLALLFSKTMKNPIIIGEVSYSQNVFEELNHETKTIMNKTGYSNLRLKLKELNADLAAEVSGHIFFNDRYYGYDDAIYATFRVLELLYKQINLDEELDKLPKVYTSSNIEINVNEKDKFEIIKKIDEKLKTTQRGFPIIKDIVKIDGLRINFEYGFALIRASNTNSVIVTKYEATSYATAMSYKVAVENILNEVINELNSFTS; this is encoded by the coding sequence ATGATAAATAAAACAATTTTTAGACAATATGATATTCGTGGAATAGTAAATGATGATTTAACCTATGAAAATGCCAAACTAATTGGTTATTATCTTGGTCTTCATATAAAAGAAAAAACTTCTTTAACTCCATATATAGTTGTTGGTTATGATGTAAGAACTCACTCTCAAATGCTTTTTGATGGATTAATTTCAGGAATTAATCTTTCAAATTGCAAAGTTCTAAATATTGGACTAGTTGCAACTGGAGTAAACTATTTTGCTTCTTTTCAAGAATTTTTTATAAACAATGAAAAAATAAAACCAGCAGCTTCAATTATGATAACAGGAAGCCATAATGCTAAAAAATATAATGGATTTAAAATCACTATAAATAACGAACCTTTTTTTGGTGATGAACTTTTAGCTTTATATGAAAGAATAACAAAAAATCCAAATATACAAATTCCAGATAATTTTGATTTTTTTGAACTTGATGCTAAAAATTTATATATAGATTTTATGGTTAATCAATTTTCTCACCTAAAAGATTTTAAAACTCCTTTTATTGTTGATTGTGGAAATGGCGTTGCAAATACTGTTTTATGTGATATTTTAGATAAATTAAATCTAAATTATAAAGGAATACATCTAAATCCTGATGGAGAGTTTCCAAATCATCATCCAGACCCAACAAATGAAAAAAATCTTGAAGATTTAAAAGCTTTGTTAAAAGATGATTATAATCTTGGTTTTGCCTATGATGGTGATGCAGATAGAATTGCAGTTTTAACTCAAAAATATAATATAAAAGGCGATATGTTAGCCCTACTTTTTTCAAAAACTATGAAAAATCCAATTATTATTGGTGAAGTTTCTTACTCTCAAAATGTTTTCGAAGAGTTAAATCATGAAACAAAAACAATCATGAATAAAACTGGTTATTCAAATTTAAGACTAAAACTTAAAGAGTTAAATGCTGATTTAGCAGCTGAAGTTTCAGGACATATATTTTTTAATGATAGATATTATGGTTATGATGATGCAATTTATGCAACATTTAGAGTATTAGAACTTTTATATAAACAAATAAATCTAGATGAAGAGTTAGATAAACTTCCAAAAGTTTATACAAGTTCAAATATTGAAATAAATGTAAATGAAAAAGATAAATTTGAAATCATAAAAAAAATAGATGAAAAACTAAAAACTACTCAAAGAGGTTTTCCAATAATCAAAGATATAGTTAAAATAGATGGTCTTAGAATAAATTTTGAGTATGGTTTTGCTTTGATTCGTGCTTCAAACACAAATTCTGTAATAGTTACAAAATATGAAGCTACAAGCTATGCAACAGCTATGAGTTACAAGGTTGCTGTTGAAAATATTTTAAATGAGGTAATAAATGAACTTAATAGCTTTACAAGTTAA
- a CDS encoding carbon-nitrogen hydrolase family protein → MNLIALQVKTTNDFQKNLEELKNLINSCEENSIILAPELALSGFSYNRMDEASTFSIKAIEEIKELSTNKIIALTFITKEDENFYNTLNIFHNQKIIHTQSKFKLFPLGDELTHFKPGNLEDIKIININGLKIATLICFELRFPELWLKVKGADIILNPAMWGIKRKDHYESISKALALVNQCFVIASNSADDNMAKGSAIITPFGNIIKNDQENIIKATFDKQELIKTRKYIDIGLNTAL, encoded by the coding sequence ATGAACTTAATAGCTTTACAAGTTAAAACAACAAACGATTTTCAAAAGAATTTAGAAGAGTTAAAAAATTTGATAAACTCATGTGAAGAAAATTCTATTATTTTAGCTCCAGAATTAGCCTTAAGCGGATTTTCTTATAATAGAATGGATGAAGCTTCTACTTTTTCAATAAAAGCCATAGAAGAGATAAAAGAATTATCTACAAATAAAATTATTGCATTAACATTTATTACAAAAGAAGATGAAAACTTTTACAATACCCTAAATATCTTTCATAATCAAAAAATCATTCATACTCAATCAAAATTTAAACTTTTTCCATTAGGTGATGAATTAACTCATTTCAAACCTGGAAATTTAGAAGATATTAAAATCATAAATATAAATGGTTTAAAAATTGCAACTTTAATATGCTTTGAACTTAGATTCCCAGAACTTTGGTTAAAAGTAAAAGGTGCTGATATTATTTTAAATCCTGCAATGTGGGGAATAAAAAGAAAAGATCACTATGAATCTATTTCTAAAGCTTTAGCTTTAGTAAATCAATGTTTTGTAATTGCAAGCAATAGTGCAGATGATAATATGGCAAAAGGAAGTGCAATTATCACTCCATTTGGAAATATAATAAAAAATGACCAAGAAAATATTATAAAAGCAACTTTTGATAAACAAGAACTAATAAAAACTAGAAAATACATTGATATAGGCTTAAATACGGCTCTTTAA
- a CDS encoding transglycosylase SLT domain-containing protein: protein MKLKTILFILLFISNVFASAIDIQNLTSEQLETLKKIKEKGEEHDLSYSLMAIAIKESKLGQFMVNEKTKDFGLYQANIKTVISRHNITDTAWNRDVLASKLVSDFQFATKNAIAELTYWQKIHKNDWTKVWGSYNAGFKYNSREAKEYSQDIAAIIRELKKIDV, encoded by the coding sequence TTGAAATTGAAGACCATTTTATTTATTTTATTATTCATTTCTAATGTATTTGCGTCAGCTATCGACATACAAAATTTAACATCAGAACAACTTGAAACATTAAAAAAGATTAAAGAAAAAGGTGAAGAACATGACCTTAGTTATTCTTTAATGGCTATTGCTATAAAAGAATCAAAACTTGGTCAATTCATGGTAAATGAAAAAACAAAAGATTTTGGCTTATACCAAGCAAACATAAAAACTGTTATAAGTAGACATAATATCACTGATACTGCTTGGAATAGAGATGTTCTTGCTTCAAAACTTGTTTCAGATTTCCAATTTGCTACAAAAAATGCAATTGCTGAATTGACATATTGGCAAAAAATTCATAAAAATGACTGGACAAAAGTTTGGGGAAGTTACAATGCTGGATTCAAATACAATAGTAGAGAAGCAAAAGAATACTCACAAGATATAGCTGCAATTATTAGAGAACTTAAAAAAATCGATGTATAA
- a CDS encoding DUF2325 domain-containing protein, producing MSVLIIGGDQITQISSMLTNLGAKTINHWDARKKSSAPKKKVPQDTDCIVMLTSFLNHNTMLKYKNEAKKKNIPFICAKRSISCVYDEYVKIMGIKDCSQCYANYCGKELEC from the coding sequence ATGAGCGTTTTAATTATTGGTGGAGATCAAATAACACAAATTTCATCTATGCTTACAAACTTAGGTGCAAAAACTATAAATCATTGGGACGCAAGAAAAAAATCTTCAGCTCCTAAGAAGAAAGTTCCTCAAGATACAGATTGCATTGTAATGCTTACATCTTTTTTGAATCATAATACGATGCTAAAATATAAAAATGAAGCAAAAAAGAAAAATATTCCATTTATTTGTGCAAAAAGATCTATCTCTTGCGTTTATGATGAATATGTAAAAATTATGGGAATAAAAGATTGTAGTCAATGTTATGCAAACTACTGTGGTAAGGAATTAGAATGCTAG
- a CDS encoding flavodoxin — MATAIFFGSSTGNCEEIAKKISSKLGKIEVFDLSGTKIEKMNDYDKIILGSSTWGDGELNDDWEDAWSDFSKLDLSNKTIALFGLGDQESYSDEFASAMGIIYEHIKTTNAKIIGFTSTEGYYHDGSKAQIDDKFVGLVIDEDNQSDLTDERIESWVNNIKSEIL; from the coding sequence ATGGCAACAGCAATATTTTTTGGAAGTAGCACAGGGAACTGTGAAGAAATAGCTAAAAAAATATCTTCAAAACTAGGAAAGATTGAAGTTTTTGATTTATCAGGAACAAAAATTGAAAAAATGAATGATTATGACAAAATAATTCTTGGCTCTTCAACTTGGGGAGATGGAGAACTAAATGACGACTGGGAAGATGCTTGGAGTGATTTTTCAAAACTAGATTTATCAAATAAAACAATAGCTCTTTTTGGATTAGGTGATCAAGAAAGTTATAGTGATGAATTTGCAAGTGCTATGGGAATTATTTATGAGCATATAAAAACAACTAATGCAAAAATCATTGGATTCACGTCAACAGAAGGATATTACCATGATGGTTCAAAAGCTCAAATTGATGATAAATTTGTTGGGTTAGTGATCGATGAAGATAATCAAAGTGATTTAACTGATGAAAGAATTGAAAGCTGGGTTAATAATATAAAATCAGAAATTTTATAA